DNA from Leptolyngbya sp. FACHB-261:
CCAGTCGATCTGCTCAGGAGGCACGTACAGATGCACTAAACAGACTGGATAGCGGTCGCGGCGCAAGGTGCGGCTGAACGCACTAAAAATGGTATGTTCCAGCTCTGGTAAGCGCACGAAACGCCCATTAACCGCCACTTTCACCCAATCCGGGCGATGGCGATGACAGCGATCCGGCAAACCTAGAGTGACGCTGAGCTGAGTTGTGCTGAGGTGGCGTAGGTCAGTTGCAGCCAGAGTGGGCACAATTTGAGGCAGCAGGGCGAGTGGAGCCTCGCCGGGCCACAAAGAAAACCAGGGCTTGCCTCTCAGCTCACACCGCCAAGTCACCCCGGGATGAGTGAGGGCGCAGCCATAGATAATCTGCTGCACCGAGCGCACCTGCTGCGGCAGACTGGGCAGGCCAGCGCGACGGGTCGCCCAACGCTCAAACAAGTTCGCGACTGTAACTACCGTGCCAGGGGCAAGCCCTGATACCTCCCAACCCTGGGGCTGGCCTTGAGCATCGTAGACCATCTGCCAGCCGTGCACCGCTTCGCGAGAACGGCTACAAATTTCGAGGTCGCCCAGTTGGGCCAGACTGTGTAAGGCTTCGCCTCGGAAACCCAGGCTACTAATTTGCCAGAGGTCTTGGGCAGCTCGAATTTTGCTTGTGGCATGGGCCGTAGCTGCGACTTTGAGGTCAGTCAAATCCATGCCGCAGCCATTGTCCGACACCTGCATGCGCCACTCATCTGGCCACAGAGCAAGGCCAATGCGGGTTGCGCCAGCATCCAGTGCGTTTTCTATAAGCTCACGCACCGCTGCAGCCAGAGAGTCGATCACCTCTCCCGCTGCAATTAAATCAACAACACTGCCAGGTAAAGCCGAGATCGCACCCATATTCTCAGGGTAACGTTCGTCCCCCAGACCCTGCTGCCGGAATATTCTGCCTCGACCGAACGCTCAGCCAACGTTCGGTTTTTCCTGAACTTAATGCACGAGATTAATGCAGGGGATTAGCCTTGGGCTGGCTCGGTCGCAGTCTCTTGCGGACCTAATTTTTGGCTAATCCAGGCAGTCACGATGTGGGACAGTAAGCCTAGCGGACCGGCGAATAGGCACAGTACCAAGGAGTGCAGGGTCCAAACACCAGTGCGCTGGCCCTCTAAATAGATGTGGCGCCCCACAAACAGGTCTAGTACCAGAAAATGCACCCAGCCTGCCGCGACGACAAGCTCACTGCTAAAGAACTGCGTAATTGTTGACAGGGTCGGGTTAGCAAGCTCTTGGGCTGTGTTGGGGTCAAAGGCCAGAACAAACAAGTAGAGATAAGCCAGTGCTAGTGCTGCGAAGGGTAGGTAGGACGACATCACCCGATGGGTAACACCCCAACCTGGCAGCAAAATCATCAGCGCCCAGAAGGGCAACACAAATAGGTTAGCGAAATCAAAAATCTGAGCGAGGTTGAGGGAGGACATAGGGGTTTGGGGCGACGAGTAGGGTGGGGGTTGAGGCGCAGGCTAAAAACTATTTATTACACGCGTTCCAGCAAGCCGGGGGCACGCAGGGCGCTCAGATTGGCGCTGCCCGTGCAGAAGGCAACGGTCAGTAACTCGTCCCGCAGCAATTCCACTAACTCAAATACGCTTTCTTCAGAGAGACTGGCCGCTTGCAAAAACGGCCAAGCTAAGCCTACTAAATCAGCGCCAAGGGCCAATGCCTTAGCGACCTCTAAGCCATCGCGCAAGCCACCAGAAGCAATCAAGGGCACCTGGGGGGCAGAGCGCCGTACTGATACTAAACATTCCGCAGTCGGCAGCCCCCAGTCGGCAAAAGTTTGCCCCAAGCGGCGCTGCCGCAAATCTGTGGCACGAGCCCCTTCCACTTTGGCCCAGGAGGTCCCACCTGCACCAGCAACATCAATTGCAGCCACTCCAGCAGACAGCAGCCTGCGAGCCATTGGGGCCGAAATACCATTGCCGACTTCTTTAGCGATTACGGGAACCGGCAGCTGACGGCACACTTCCTCAATGCGTTTCAGCAACCCACTGAAATTGCGGTCACCCCGAGTCTGAACACATTCCTGTAGAGGATTGAGATGCAGAATTAGGGCATCCGCTTCTAATAGGTCCACCGCTTTTTGAGCCTGGGCAAGACCGTAGCCATAGTTGAGTTGAACCGCCCCTAAATTTGCAAACAAGAGAATGTCAGGAGCATACTTGCGTACGGCGAAGGTGTGCTCCACTTGAGGCGATTCCACCGCTACTCGCTGTGAACCTACGCCCATGGCTAAACCGAAGGCTTGAGCTGCCACTGCTAGTCGAGTATTCAGTATTCGGGCTTGCTCTGTGCCTCCCGTCATTGAAGAAATCAACAGGGGCAGCTTCAAATCCTTCCCCAAAAATCGAGTACTGAAATCGATCTCAGCTAGGTCCAGTTCAGGCAGACAACAATGGTTAAAACGATAATGCTCTAAGCCATTGGTGATGTTTTGGCACTGAACATCATCATCAAGACAAACACGGAGATGGTCGGCCTTACGGTTCTGGGTTTCGGTTGACATCACACCACGGGACACAGGGAAGCGCCTGAGACACTACGAGAGCCAGTGTGCCACGATCCCGCCTTGTAGGACAGTGGCGGTCGAGTCAATCGCAACTGTATTGATTATTTTGGGAGTGATTTTGGAACTCATCTAAATTGTTGTTTTAAGAGTTCCGAACATCTTCTCTAACTAAACTCAGGTCAGAGAGGAGTAGCGTTAGCCTAATGATTGCAATTTTCCTGCAATTGACTTTTACTTATATTTACTCAAAGGTTTTCAGTTCTATTTGTTTTGGCAAATCAACACAAAGCACCGCTGAATTCTGATCAAGATCAAAATTACATCAACCTAACCAGGCCCGAGTGAGTAGGTAAATGAAAGCGTTCGTAGCTCAGAAACCCAATACTGTGCTCAAGGCACGATTCTCTGGCTGCTCTATCCAAAGGAGTAGCACGGGGAGATGAAGAGATGTTAACTTTTACACTACTGAGTCTCGATCAAGTCAGGCCATCTACCTAGAGCGGGCTAAAGCAGGGACTAAGCTCCAGCTGAGAGGTTGTCGCTATCAGCAGTCCTACAGTTAGTTGTTGCAGGCAGCAAAGAGTCTCAAGGGCTGAGACCGGCTCCCTCTTCTAGTCAGAGGTGTTCCCCTGGGCACCAGCGTTGGTTTTGTGAGGTAACCAGAACCTAGTTCGGTAGTCTTCTCTGACTGCACCCAGATCTGAGCCAAATCTGAGCTAAATCTGAGCCAGCATCTGTCTCTGACCGGTTTGGTTGCTTCACCTGCGAAGGCCGCTATGAGCCCGCATGATCGCCAATATCACTCATTTAGTCAGACTGCCCAACTTGGAACTTGAAGCCATGAGCCTGCCCGATGGGGTGCTGAGCAGCTCCTACAACCTTCGCCTAGCGGTT
Protein-coding regions in this window:
- the fni gene encoding type 2 isopentenyl-diphosphate Delta-isomerase; the encoded protein is MSTETQNRKADHLRVCLDDDVQCQNITNGLEHYRFNHCCLPELDLAEIDFSTRFLGKDLKLPLLISSMTGGTEQARILNTRLAVAAQAFGLAMGVGSQRVAVESPQVEHTFAVRKYAPDILLFANLGAVQLNYGYGLAQAQKAVDLLEADALILHLNPLQECVQTRGDRNFSGLLKRIEEVCRQLPVPVIAKEVGNGISAPMARRLLSAGVAAIDVAGAGGTSWAKVEGARATDLRQRRLGQTFADWGLPTAECLVSVRRSAPQVPLIASGGLRDGLEVAKALALGADLVGLAWPFLQAASLSEESVFELVELLRDELLTVAFCTGSANLSALRAPGLLERV
- the mutL gene encoding DNA mismatch repair endonuclease MutL → MGAISALPGSVVDLIAAGEVIDSLAAAVRELIENALDAGATRIGLALWPDEWRMQVSDNGCGMDLTDLKVAATAHATSKIRAAQDLWQISSLGFRGEALHSLAQLGDLEICSRSREAVHGWQMVYDAQGQPQGWEVSGLAPGTVVTVANLFERWATRRAGLPSLPQQVRSVQQIIYGCALTHPGVTWRCELRGKPWFSLWPGEAPLALLPQIVPTLAATDLRHLSTTQLSVTLGLPDRCHRHRPDWVKVAVNGRFVRLPELEHTIFSAFSRTLRRDRYPVCLVHLYVPPEQIDWNRHPAKLEVYLHQLSHWQEQVAALIKQALQTVEPERSRRSIAVIKAAEERGSYRTIGPAPDSSLSEASTPQSPGRGLGQLRALAQVHKTYILAEHPAGLWLVEQHIAHERVLFEALEDRWVLVELPGPVVLGSLKPQQVEQLQNLELDVEPFGEDLWAVRSAPEPLSQREDCKAALLELSLCSDLQTARVATACRSAIRNGTPLESSQQQALLEQWQRTRNPHTCPHGRPIYMALEETDLARFFKRHWVIGKSHGI
- a CDS encoding ABA4-like family protein, with translation MSSLNLAQIFDFANLFVLPFWALMILLPGWGVTHRVMSSYLPFAALALAYLYLFVLAFDPNTAQELANPTLSTITQFFSSELVVAAGWVHFLVLDLFVGRHIYLEGQRTGVWTLHSLVLCLFAGPLGLLSHIVTAWISQKLGPQETATEPAQG